The Bos mutus isolate GX-2022 chromosome 11, NWIPB_WYAK_1.1, whole genome shotgun sequence nucleotide sequence atccctcccagcatcagagtcttttgtccaatgagtcaactcttcgaatgaggtggccaaagtactggagtttcagctttagcattattccttccaaagaaatcccagggctgatctccttcagaatggactagttggatctccttgcagtccaagggactctcaagagtcttctccaacaccacagttcaaaagcatcaatccttcggcgctcagctttcttcacagtccaactctcacatccatacatgaccactggaaaaaccacagcagtgactagacggacctttgttggcaaagtaatgtctctgcttttgaatatgctgtgtaggttggtcataacttttcttccaaggagtaagcatcttttaatttcatggctgaagccaccatctgcagtgattttggagccccaaaaaataaagtctgacactgtttccactgtttccccatctatttgccatgaagtgatgggaccagatgccatgatctttgttttctgaatgttgagctttaagccaactttttcactctccacttttactttcatcaagaggctttttagttcctcttcactttctgccataagggtggtgtcatctgcatatctgaggttattgatatttctcccggcaatcttgattccagcttgtgcttcttccagcccagcgtttctcatgatgtactctgcatataagttagataagcagggtgacaatatacaggcttgacgtactccttagaGTTAAGCAAAATGACTAGTATAAAGGAAAGAGGTAAAGATATCTTGTTATAAGATTTGAAATTAGATACCAAAATGAGgtgagagaaataaaaggatcaATTAACTACAGAAAGGTCAACATGAGCTAGACTAAGAACTTAGCAAGGGAGAAGTGGTGAAGGTGTGGAGACATGGTCCTGTAACTGCTGTACTGGTGACAGTGTAACAACTTTGCATGCTGtatgtggcacttgggatctttagcTGAGGCAATCGaactcttagttgccacatgtgggatctagttctccaagcagggatcaaagccgggtcccctgcattgggaccacagagtcttagccactggaccagcagggaagtccctgtcagtGCTTCTTCCTTCCTGCTGGCAGATAAGCGCTGTGTGGCAGAGACCCAGGTCCTTTGTGTTCAGACAGAGGCAAGACAAGCCAACTGTCTGCAGTCTGCAACAGGACCAGAGTGTGGGCCTGGGTCATGCCGTCCTCTGAGCAGGACAAGTTGCTGTCCAGCATTAAAGGGGAGCTGGACTCACGTTCCCAGGCTCTGGGTCCTAGGCAGTTGCTCATTAAATCCCTGAAGCAATCTTTGGAGGTAGTACTTGTGGCTccaacagcagcagctgctgctaagtcacttcagtcatgtccgactctgtgcaacgccatagactgcagcccaccaggctcccccttccctgggattctccaggcaagaacactggagtgggctagtCCCCATCAAATATCTGGGTGCTCAGCTTCATTTCCCAGGTGCCTTCAGTCAGTTTAGACCACATAGCTAGCTCTGGAACATTTGTCTGTGAGCAAAAGTGACGTCTGCCCATTTGGGAGTGAGTCAGTTCAGAGCTGATGtgtcttctccatctcttttacCCCCACTGTGGATTCCAGCAGTGAAGCTCTGAAATGTAGGAGGGCTATCAGACACTCATCAGACTTTGTGAGACAAAGGAACCTTGATCACATTCAGCCAAggagtctggtggctcagatagtaaagaatctgcctgcaatgcaggagacccaggttcaatccctgggtcaggaagatccccttggagaagggaatggctatcctctccagtattcttgtctggagaatctcactgacagagaagcctgggaggctagcccatggggtcgcagagtcggacacgactgaatgactaaaaggAGGTCTGACTGTTAAGCCAGCTGAGGCAAATTGCCTTGATGCGTACAATACTATTATCATTTCTACTTATGGAGGCCAAGCTAGCTGCCTGTGGTCACACCGCTTGTAAGtgggcagagctggaattcaaacccagacCTGACTTGCATGGCTGGTTTTTATTGATAGAGACTATACTTACCTCATGACAGCCTGTCCCTAAGCACTGCTATTGCATCTGAAATCTTGAGAATGTTCAGCATGGACCGGGCAGAGGGGCAGTGGGAATAGCCAGGGTAACTAGTTAATAGTGAGATCCTGCTATTCTTGTTTGCACTGAGCAGTCACAACACTCAGGCTGCACTTCTGCCAGTTGATGGCTGTTCATGGTGAGCATCGCGCAATGAAGAAACGACCACGGCTCACCCACGCTTGGCAGAGGGTTTCAACTGGGGACTGGAACCCCAATTCTGTGGATTAGGGACGAAGTCCTCCAAATGTTGCTATTTCACTCTCAGCTCTTACCTGCTCATTTCCCAGCTCACAAAGGCAGAGTTGCACACTAGAAACTTCAGAGTTAAGACTTGGGCTCAAATCCCTGTGGCCACTTACTGGGTGTCTAACTTTAGGCAAGTCACTGTGCctttctgagtctcaatttcctcatctgtgaaatggggatagtAATACTAATTCCTCTTAGGATGGATTGAAGCACTGGAGGTAATGgatataaagcacttagcacagtccCTGGCATGTGGAAATCTGTTACCACATAGGGCGGGCTCTCTTTTTCCAGGTTAGGATCAGGGGGCTATCAGAAGAGAGGGAATCAGCATAGAGATTTGAACCAAAATCACTCATGTTTATTTATAAACAGGATACACATACACAGGTATCATTAGAATGTTTCAGGAACCTTGGAGCTGTTTCGGCTCCTCCTGACTCGGCTTGGGCTCTCTAGAAAAAGGGCTGTTGATGTTTTCTTGCTGGAAAGCCTGTGGGTTCGCTGGTTGGGCTTTCACTGCTTCTTATGTCCACATCTGCCTGTCCCAGTGGGCCGTGGACAAAGGGCTGTGAGCTCAGTCATTCATGTCTAGGCCAAATTCTGGATACAACTCCTTGGTGGTGACACCTCGGATCAcagctggaaggaaggaaggatgtcCAGTGAGCGAAGTGGGAGGGAGAATGGCCAAAGCCCTGGCCCACCCAGGACCTCCTCCTGGACTTTGTTCCTGCTCCCCTTGTTGGCCACATAATCTTCCTGCCattccttccaggctcctccactgtGGGCCCTGTCCACTCACTCCAAACTGGACTCACTGAACCCTCACCCACTTGGCAGAGGAGGCAAAGCTCCCCAAGAACCCTTTCTCCACACAGAGCAACAAGAGTCACCAGCTGCAAATGTAAATCTACACTGACACTGTGCCTGTGACTAGCTGCAAACCCTGCCCATGTGCATGTCTGAccactgtgttttttttaatgtggaccaggTGCCACCAGTGGTAAAGTgcacttgccaacgcaggagatgtaagagatatgggttcgatctccagtattcttgcttggagaatcccatggacagaggaacccagaggGCTTAGTTACGAAGAGTCTGAcgtgattgaagcaacttagcagagcacacagcacattttacaagtctttattgaatttgttacaatatcgcttctgttttatgacctggaggcatgtgggatcttaactccccggccagggatcgaacccgcaccccctgcatgggaaggtgaagtcctaactgctggaccgccagggaagtctctgcccTTGCCATTTGGTGATACCATTCCTCCCGCTTCCTCAAAGACTCGTCTCTCCTCCCATGGAAAGGGGTCTGTCTCCTGAGAGGCCTGCCCTGACCACTTTCTTTCATCCCCACCTACCACCCTGTGAACACTTGAGTATTTTCCATCTCTGACCTTTGTTTCCTTCATGGCACTTCACGCATTTTATAATTCATTGATTTGTGTTTGTTTAGTTCGTGACTATTCCCCTTCCCAACTCCAACATCAAAACATAGTCACGTGAGAACAGAGACATTCAGATGTCTGGTTCACCAAAGTGTCCCCATATCCAGTGGAGTAGCACAGAGCAGGTCCTCAGGAAAtactcactgaatgaatgaaacacgGTAGGCTGCCTGCTTCAGGTCCtatgacccagagggacaggTCTCAAGTTGGGTTCTGTCTACCGAGAGCTTACTCCCCTTGGCCTCTAGGCTACAGTCCCCTcgcattcctttcttcttttttttatatttggctgctccaggtcttacttgcagcacatgggatctttagttgcaaactcttagttgcggcatgtgggatctggttctctgaccagggatcgaacctggtccccctgcactgggagtgtggactcttagccactggaccaccagggaagtccccacattcCATTCTTCTTGGGCCCAGGTCATCCTCCTCTCTTcacttctttttccctctttccgttttctccctcccctcctgtgGGACCCATTCCCCAGTGAAATACGGAGAAGCCCTTCCTGCTGTGGAATCTCAGATGTTGACGGGGAATTCTGCGACGAGTGCTACCAATGAGGCAGCCGGTGGGCAGACAGCCCGGCTCTGAGCACTGTCCCAGATGGTCACTGGCAGTCAAACATCAGCGTGTCCGACAATGGAAGCCAGGTGATGGGCCGAGGCCACGTACACATTTCCTTACCTCCAGGTGCCTGTGCCCTGGCTCAAATCTCCGGATAGTGGGTACTGTGctcaaagaagaacaaaataccCCTTTGAGCCAAGAGTCACCCTTGTACTTTCGCCTCTGTACCATGCCAGCCACTTGAGGCAAGGCTGGGGTCTCCATTGGTCTGAGTAGACTCTGGGGCACTAGGAACCCTAGTCCTCAGGCAGGCGGGCGAGTCCCAGATTCCAACCTGCCTGCAGCTCCAAAGCAGCCTCTACATGAGGGGAAGAACCCCAGGGACTCAATGAGAGCCGTACAGCTGCTCTGCTAGGAAGGGCAGGGGCGTTCGGGGAGCACGGCAGCTGAGAACActgcgggtgggggtggggcgaggGATGGTAAGTCAGAAGACCCAGGGTCAAAATCCCACCAGCCTGGCCCGTGGGGACTCTCTCACCTAGTCTTCCCAGCAGCATCTGGGCCGCATCCTTGATGTCATTATACTCGTGGAGCTGGGAGATGTGGTCCTCCAGTTCATCTACACTGTAGCCTCTGGGGTGggaaatggggagagagagagagaatcgtTAAGAAAGCTGATAAAGCCCCCAGCTTCAGAGGTAATAAGGCCCTTACTCACTAAGGGCCTACTGGGTGCTCAGCACTGGGAACACAGCAATGCCAAGACAGACCCCGCCCTCGTGAAGCTTAAGGTACGGCAGGGGATCTGCCCACTGTCTCACTCCTGGCAAATTCTCCCTGTATCCTTAGGGAGGGGTCTCCAGGCACTACTGGTACTATGTAACCCTGGTCAGAGCTGAGGGATTCACAGATGGGCACATGAGTGGTTAGTCAAATCCCCTCAGGCGTAACACGGCTATTCAAAGGTTCCTTGGTCTGTGCTCTGTGGCTGGAGCAAGAAGCGTGGGAAAACCCAGGAGGTATGGAAGAGCCAGTGTCCCCTTGGCACTGAAAACCCACTTTCAGAGGGAGGGCAGGGCCCACGTGTGGACAGAAGCAGAGGCAGAGACCGTGGGTTCCAGACAGAGAGTGGGAGACCCATAGCTTTTCAGCTCCCAGTTCCCCTGGTCCTCCCAAGCCTGACCACGCCTTACCTGAGGCAGCTGCTGAGGCTGCTGGATGCCAATGGCACAGTCCTGTTTTTATGCTAAGGTAGGTTTCAGTtactattgctgttgttcagtcgctaagtcctgttggactctttgagaccccatggactgcagcaagccaggcttccctgtccttcaccatctccctgagtttgctcagacttatgtccgtATCGAGTCACTgatactatctaatcatctcatcctctgccacccacttaccatcaggaagcttgcacaagcctctttcCTCATCCATGAGTTACTGGGCACTAGTTAAAAGTTTTCTAgagcttcccgggtggtccagtgattaggactcagtgctttcactgctatggccTGGGTTTAAACCCtggtaagatcccacaagccacatggtatgatccccgcccccacacacacacacacacacaagttattCTAAGCACACTGAGGAACCCAACCAGACTTACTCTGATAATAGTTGGGAGATCTCCTTGTCCAACATGTCCTTCTTCTCCTTGAGTTTCTGAATGTCAAGCTGTAGAGAATCCTCACTGGTCCTGTCAGCCTGGCCAGGTTTGGGAGATGGCCGCTGAGTGGCACAAAAAGTCAGAAGCTAGACTAACCAATTATCTACAATTCAGAACCTCCACATTGTCCCCCCAAAAGCCACTCCCTGTTTCAGTGTGGTAACAGACAACCTCTACCCAGAATAAGACTACATTTTCCAGCTTCCCTTGGAATTAGATGTGGTCCTATAACTAAGTTCTGGCAAGTGGAACTTAATCAGAAATAGTGGATTCTATGTCTGGGAACTGTCCTTCCGGGGAGAGGATACACCTTTCTGTGGCCCTCTTCCTTCCTGCTAGTGGAGGGACGATGGAGTTGAACAGTGTCTTGGATGATAGAGGCATGGGTCCCCGATGACTGTTTTAGCCACCACTATTCAGggtttcctttcactttcagccaaACCCAACTTTAACTAAAGGGCTCATCCTGGTTCCCAATCTGACCCTAGCGCATCCACTTCAGGTCTACCTCTTGGATTCTCCTCTCCAGTCTACGATTATAACCTCactgggggatttccctggtgggccagtggctaagactccatgctcccaacacaaggaacccaggtttgatccctggtcatggaattaGAACCcatatgctgtaactaagacctggtgcagccaaataaataaatattcaaaaaaaatctacttgggTAACAAAATGCTTCCTTGGGGCTACAGTTCATCTTTGTCCTTTCTGCATCTAAAAGCTGCGAAGGCAGTGCCTGACATGCTGCCAATCTTCAGGATATGTTGGTTGGGGCCACATTGGGGTTTTTAACCAGTCAACAAATCATAAGTAAGTACTAGCTGCCAGGCACTGCCTAAGGCTGCAGGGGTTTAGCAATGGAGAAGACGTCAAGCCCGGCCCCCTGCCTTCATGGAACATAGAGCCTAGTCCCAGACATACAACACCCAAAATGATGCTCTTCCTCCAGATATTTCCATGGAAAGCTGGACTCACCAGTCACACTTCATCAAAaagaccttccctgaccaccccatCTAACCACCTCACACACTACCCCTTGTCCTGATGTTTTCTAACATCTATCACCACCTGGCACGTTGTACATttcattaataatattattttcactGATGGCCTTATACCACTGGAGGGTGAAcaccatgagggcagggactctgTTTTTTCACAGCTGATGGCCTTGTGTCTACAATAGGACCCAGCACATaagtaagttgcttcagtagtgtcagactctgtgaccccatggactgtagcccgccaggctcctctgtccatggaattctccaggcaagaatactggagtggaagaaaaaaaaaaaaaaagaatactggagtgggtagccattcctttctccaggggatcttcccaacccaggaatcgaacctgggtctcctgcattgcaagtggattccttactgtctaagccaccagggaagcccagacctggcacatagaaagcacTATTTCAAATGAATTCAtcaaatgaatgaaggaaggaaaaacaacCAATCAACTAACCAGCCGTCTGGAAAGTGTTTTGAAGTTGAAGTACCGTGTGCTAAGGGGGCACCTAACAGAGCAAGTGGCCTGAGCCTGAAGTGGAGCTGTGACTCCTCCAAGGAAGCTCAACTTTAAAGGCCGAGGAGGCATCAGTTTGgcaaaaagctggaaaaaagtaTTCCACACAAGGGACAGCATATGCAAGTGCTGTAGGGCAGGAGAGAGCACCTGTGTTTGAGGGAATGAGAGTGGTTTCCATGTAGGTGGAATGGGTGAGGGAAGGAGGGTGGTGTGAAAAGCACAAAACCAACCAACCACTTGTGGCGATGtcagggaggaggagagacagagcCCCTTTGTAGGGTCTGGGGTAACACTGACAAAGGACAGGAACGCTGTTTCTTCTCTGAAGCCTggcgggcaggaggaaaagatgatGCGGAAGGACAGAGAAATGACCTGGAGTTTCTCTGTGGAATAAGGTCAGCTGGGGGGAAGACCCTGAAGAGGGCTGGTGGGTGGGTCAGCCGCTGttagggaaggagggaagggctgggagcagcatacagggtggagggcagggagggggcacagGTATACTCACAGGGGATCGGAAGGCCCCGCCGCAACTTTTGGAAAGTCCTGGTTGAATCCTGAAGAGGAAGCCGAGGGAAAAAGTCTGATTGGACCTAGAGGCCGCCTGGGGAGGAAAGGGGTACTGTCGGGGTGTGGAGAGGAGGAACAGCTATGAACCGGGACTGGATCCGGTTGGGAAGGGGACAGAGAATGGTTCTGGGATCAGGGTAGGGATTCTCGGAAAAGGGGGGGTTTCTGACAGGGAGGAGTGTTGGAGGAGTGgatggcggggcggggggcgcgtCTCTGGAGGTATCTGAGGAAAGTCTGAGGCAGAGCTACAGGGGCGTCACGAAAAGGGACTGGGAAAAGATGTGCTTTTCCCCTGCTATCAGCTCCTCGCCCACCTCCTCAGCCCTGGCGTCCGGGGCCCCCGACTCGGGGGGCGCTGCAGAGAAGGAGGGTCCAGGGCGAGGACGGAAAAGAGCCTCCTCAGGTCTGCCAGGTACTTGGAATCCTGTGACGGAGACTAAGAACGTCACAAAGCGTAGCTACGCACGCACTTGGCGAGAGCCGGCTCAGTCCTCTCCGCCGCGGTGGGCAGGACAGAGGCCGCTTACTCTGCGGCTGCGCCTTTAGCGTTTTTTGTGACTCCACCCTCTCTTTCGGGCTAGGCGGCGGCTTTAGCCGTGCGTCTCCGCCCCGTATCTTTTCCACTATCCAATGGGGCTAGAGAATTGAGGCCACCCCCATACACCGCGGCCTCCTAGTACCGCCCCGGTACCGCCTTCTCTTGGCTGAGTGGCACCGCGGCGCGGTGGCTGCCGGAAGCGATTCCGCAGAGGTTGACGGGATCGTGCTGATGTGGCCCCCCCTTCCCCCGCCCCGTCCCGGGATGTCGGAAGAAACCCGACAGAGCAAATTGGCTGCGGccaagaaaaaggtaaaaatgtgCGGGCTCGCGGCTCCCTGACCCCTCCGAAGGCCGGGCCATGGCCAGAGTTTCTGTGCTGCCTCCAAGGCACACGGGGTGAGCCCCTCGGCGCCCCTtggcgccccccccccccaaccaaCAAAGTCTTCGCAGCCAgtcccgccccccccacccctccaccccccgg carries:
- the SWI5 gene encoding DNA repair protein SWI5 homolog, translating into MGLRFVTFLVSVTGFQVPGRPEEALFRPRPGPSFSAAPPESGAPDARAEEAASRSNQTFSLGFLFRIQPGLSKSCGGAFRSPRPSPKPGQADRTSEDSLQLDIQKLKEKKDMLDKEISQLLSEGYSVDELEDHISQLHEYNDIKDAAQMLLGRLAVIRGVTTKELYPEFGLDMND